In Microbulbifer pacificus, the genomic stretch GTACCGTTCTTCAATTAAGAACTGCTCCATTTTAGGTAGCCGTCTCACAGATCGCTCGATTCGTTCACAATAACGCCTTCTTCGTTCCTTTTCGTCAATGTTGTGAGTAGCAATATTTCCTGTTTGATCCGATATTGTATTAGCCTTTCCTCCACCAACATCATCATAAGAAGTGGTTATATTGGCTTCTCGTTCTTCGTAGTAAACATATTTAAAGATACGATATTTCTCTAATGCTGCTTCTACTTCTTTTTGTGTAGCTTTCCTATCTAATTCTGGTAATTCAAAGTTGTTCATTGTTAACCCCCTTAGGGATGGCCCTAATTAAAGGGCCACGTTATTAATCGTCTAAGATATCTGGATCATCAAAATTAACTTCTTCTGGTTCTCCAAAAGGAACGTCATCAATATTTACCTGTCCTTCTATTTCTACAGGTTTATCATTATCTGGAGCTTCAATGTCTGGATCACTTTCACCTTCTTCAAATTCTTCAATAGTTAATTGAGAAGGTTCTAAAGTTATATCAACGTTACTTCCTGCGTATGGATAAAGTTTAATTACCTGGTTATCTTTATCACCTTTAATATTGAATTTAAGAGTTGTTTTCTTGCTATCTCGTTGAATGGCTTTAAATTCTGCATTTAGCTTTCCAGCATCTGAATTGGTAACTTCTAAAATTGTGATATTACCTGC encodes the following:
- a CDS encoding ArpU family phage packaging/lysis transcriptional regulator, with the translated sequence MNNFELPELDRKATQKEVEAALEKYRIFKYVYYEEREANITTSYDDVGGGKANTISDQTGNIATHNIDEKERRRRYCERIERSVRRLPKMEQFLIEERYMSEESEYITDYNVYCFKFQPPISSRTYDKIRWKAFYKLALNLNIAVVNE